A single window of Emcibacter nanhaiensis DNA harbors:
- a CDS encoding acyl-CoA dehydrogenase C-terminal domain-containing protein, with protein MPRYNAPVEDMKFLMHDYLNLQQYSTLPCFQEATPDMIDAILEEAAKLTENVFFPLNQSGDQEGCSWDDGVVTTPKGFREAYAQYVEGGWQGLTGTPEYGGQGMPQILGLALSEMMVASNWGFAMYSGLTKGATESILHWGSDEQKATYLPKMMTGEWSATMNLTEPHCGTDLGMLRTKAEPQADGTYKISGTKIFISAGEHDLTENIIHLVLARVVGAPEGTKGISLFIVPKVMVNEDGSLGEQNGVSCGSIEHKMGIHSNATCVLNYDGATGYLIGEENKGMRAMFTMMNEARLGVGLQGLAIAEVSQQNAVDYAKDRIQGRSLTGPKNPEGKADPIIVHPDVRRMLMTNRAFIEGARAYAMWTGVQLDMAIHHPDEKVREQAEDMLALMTPVIKSYMTDQGVEAASRALQCYGGHGYIQEWGMEQYLRDSRIAPIYEGTNGVQAMDLVGRKLPAKGGEPVKAYFAMIHSFIEENKGNAELEKYLAPLEKALGRQQAATMWLMQNGMANPDNAGASAHYYLNLMALVTMGYFWADMAKKAQEMLAAGEGNEAFLKNKIVTADFFFTHMLPETAALRAKVEAGAEPVMALDAEAF; from the coding sequence ATGCCTAGGTACAACGCCCCCGTGGAAGACATGAAATTTCTCATGCACGACTATCTGAATCTGCAGCAATACAGCACCCTGCCCTGCTTTCAGGAAGCGACCCCCGACATGATTGACGCGATCCTGGAAGAAGCCGCAAAGCTGACAGAAAATGTGTTCTTCCCACTGAACCAGTCCGGTGATCAGGAAGGCTGCAGCTGGGACGATGGCGTGGTCACCACCCCCAAGGGCTTCAGGGAAGCCTATGCGCAATATGTGGAAGGCGGCTGGCAGGGCCTGACCGGCACTCCGGAATACGGCGGACAGGGCATGCCGCAGATTCTGGGGCTTGCCCTCAGCGAAATGATGGTCGCCTCCAACTGGGGCTTTGCCATGTATTCCGGCCTGACCAAGGGTGCCACCGAATCCATCCTGCACTGGGGTAGCGACGAACAGAAAGCCACTTACCTGCCGAAAATGATGACCGGCGAGTGGTCAGCCACCATGAACCTGACCGAACCCCACTGTGGTACCGATCTCGGCATGCTGCGGACCAAGGCCGAACCTCAGGCCGACGGCACCTACAAGATTTCCGGCACCAAAATCTTCATCTCCGCCGGCGAACATGACCTGACGGAAAATATCATTCATCTGGTGCTGGCCCGCGTGGTCGGCGCCCCGGAAGGCACCAAGGGCATCAGCCTGTTCATCGTGCCCAAGGTCATGGTCAACGAAGACGGCAGCCTGGGCGAGCAAAATGGCGTGTCCTGCGGCTCCATCGAACATAAAATGGGCATTCATTCCAATGCCACCTGCGTGCTCAACTATGACGGCGCCACCGGCTACCTGATCGGCGAGGAAAACAAGGGCATGCGCGCCATGTTCACCATGATGAACGAGGCCCGTCTCGGCGTCGGCCTGCAGGGCCTCGCGATCGCCGAAGTCTCCCAGCAGAATGCCGTGGATTATGCCAAGGACCGCATCCAGGGCCGGTCCCTCACCGGACCGAAAAATCCGGAGGGCAAGGCCGACCCGATCATTGTGCACCCGGACGTGCGCCGCATGCTGATGACCAACCGGGCCTTTATCGAAGGGGCGCGCGCCTATGCCATGTGGACCGGTGTCCAGCTCGACATGGCCATTCACCATCCGGACGAAAAAGTTCGCGAGCAGGCCGAAGACATGCTGGCGCTGATGACCCCGGTGATCAAATCCTACATGACCGACCAGGGCGTGGAAGCGGCCAGCCGGGCGCTGCAGTGCTATGGCGGCCATGGCTACATCCAGGAATGGGGCATGGAGCAATATCTGCGCGACAGCCGCATTGCCCCGATTTATGAAGGCACCAACGGCGTGCAGGCCATGGACCTGGTCGGCCGCAAGCTGCCGGCCAAGGGCGGCGAGCCGGTCAAGGCCTATTTCGCCATGATCCACTCCTTTATCGAGGAAAACAAAGGCAACGCCGAGCTGGAAAAATATCTCGCCCCGCTGGAAAAAGCGCTGGGACGCCAGCAGGCCGCCACCATGTGGCTGATGCAGAACGGCATGGCCAATCCGGACAATGCCGGCGCCTCCGCCCATTACTACCTGAACCTGATGGCGCTGGTGACCATGGGCTATTTTTGGGCCGACATGGCGAAGAAAGCCCAGGAAATGCTGGCCGCCGGCGAAGGCAATGAAGCCTTCCTGAAGAACAAGATCGTCACCGCCGACTTCTTCTTCACCCATATGCTGCCGGAAACCGCGGCGCTCCGCGCCAAGGTCGAGGCCGGTGCCGAACCGGTGATGGCCCTTGATGCAGAAGCCTTCTAA
- a CDS encoding MerR family transcriptional regulator, whose protein sequence is MNKKKPTYSISELSEEFGITPRTLRFYEDQKLISPKREGQSRIYSTADRARLAWIMRGKRVGFSIADMAEVLDLYYEEGGKIKQGQITLDACRERIETLEQQKKDIDETIEELKNIIESVEDWMTKQNIKEVGDRKHA, encoded by the coding sequence ATGAACAAAAAAAAGCCCACATACTCCATATCTGAGCTGTCCGAGGAATTTGGAATTACCCCCCGGACGTTGCGCTTTTACGAAGACCAGAAACTGATTTCCCCGAAACGGGAAGGACAGAGCCGGATCTATTCCACAGCGGACAGAGCCCGGCTCGCCTGGATCATGCGGGGAAAACGGGTCGGTTTCAGTATTGCTGACATGGCTGAAGTCCTGGACCTGTATTACGAGGAAGGCGGGAAAATAAAACAGGGTCAGATTACCCTGGACGCCTGCCGTGAGCGTATTGAAACCCTCGAACAGCAGAAAAAAGACATCGACGAAACAATTGAAGAACTGAAAAACATCATCGAGTCCGTCGAGGACTGGATGACGAAACAAAATATCAAGGAAGTAGGAGACCGCAAACATGCCTAG
- a CDS encoding sulfite exporter TauE/SafE family protein, with the protein MQIYLPIAELSINIFVLLAMGGGVGFLSGMFGVGGGFLMTPLLIFAGVPPAVAVASEANQITAASVSGALAHAQRGGVDYKMGFVLIVGGAFGSYAGAWFFAVLTESGQVDLMISIAYVIFLGGIGSLMFVESVITIIRRRRGDKPKPGRRPRTWVDALPFKMRFRKSKMYISVLLPLVIGALVGAMAALMGVGGGFIMIPAMVYLLNMPINVVIGTSLFQITFVTAGVTFLHSVNTQTVDMMLALILLIGAVVGAQIGVRVGAKLKGEQLRILLAVLVLAVCAKMGVDLVVQPDELFAVFPAAEGDVH; encoded by the coding sequence ATGCAGATCTACCTGCCCATTGCCGAGTTATCAATTAACATCTTTGTGTTGCTGGCCATGGGCGGTGGTGTCGGCTTCCTGTCCGGCATGTTTGGAGTTGGGGGCGGTTTTTTGATGACGCCGCTGTTGATTTTTGCCGGCGTGCCGCCGGCGGTTGCCGTGGCTTCCGAAGCCAACCAGATTACAGCAGCTTCGGTTTCCGGCGCGCTGGCTCATGCGCAGCGGGGCGGTGTGGACTATAAAATGGGCTTTGTCCTGATTGTGGGGGGCGCTTTCGGATCCTACGCCGGGGCGTGGTTCTTTGCCGTACTGACGGAATCGGGCCAAGTGGATCTGATGATTTCCATCGCCTATGTTATTTTCCTCGGCGGAATCGGCAGCCTGATGTTTGTCGAGAGCGTCATTACCATTATTCGCCGGCGGCGCGGGGACAAACCCAAACCCGGCCGGCGGCCGAGGACCTGGGTCGACGCCCTGCCGTTCAAGATGCGATTCCGCAAGTCAAAAATGTATATCAGTGTCCTGCTGCCGCTGGTGATCGGCGCCCTGGTCGGGGCTATGGCTGCACTTATGGGAGTGGGCGGCGGTTTTATCATGATCCCGGCCATGGTTTATCTGCTGAATATGCCGATCAATGTGGTGATCGGCACCAGCCTGTTCCAGATCACCTTTGTGACCGCCGGAGTCACCTTTCTGCATTCCGTCAATACCCAGACGGTGGACATGATGCTGGCCCTGATCCTGCTGATCGGTGCGGTCGTCGGCGCCCAGATCGGGGTCCGGGTGGGGGCAAAGCTCAAGGGGGAGCAGCTGCGAATTTTGCTGGCCGTTCTGGTGCTGGCGGTTTGTGCCAAAATGGGGGTTGACCTGGTGGTCCAGCCCGACGAGCTGTTTGCCGTCTTTCCCGCCGCAGAGGGAGACGTCCATTGA
- a CDS encoding TIGR02186 family protein, whose product MLTGLLLLLAVVAASPARAERLVTDLSDNMIDINARFSGTDLMVFGAIDMDIPQDDGGHGVVVEGMDYDMIVVVTSDPKDMMIRRKERISGIWVNKGMEELSGVPGYYALGTTRHLDDLLAPAVRKQYQIGLDNISLPLSQGLDAEEREGYRAGFIRNMKAKGLYKEEFGNINMREGILFWARMYFPANMPVGDYKTTVYLVRQGDIVLSRTTGLHVDKVGLERMIYNFAQQSPAAYGLVAILVALVAGWLGGFLSRKVS is encoded by the coding sequence GTGCTGACAGGTCTGCTTTTGCTGCTGGCGGTCGTTGCCGCCTCGCCGGCGAGGGCGGAACGGCTGGTGACGGACCTGTCTGACAATATGATTGATATTAATGCGCGCTTTTCCGGAACGGACCTGATGGTGTTCGGGGCCATTGACATGGATATCCCACAGGATGACGGCGGCCATGGCGTTGTGGTGGAAGGGATGGACTATGACATGATTGTCGTGGTCACCAGCGATCCAAAGGACATGATGATCCGCCGTAAGGAACGGATCAGCGGGATCTGGGTCAACAAGGGAATGGAGGAGCTTTCCGGCGTGCCCGGATATTACGCTCTGGGGACGACGCGGCATCTTGATGACCTTCTTGCGCCTGCGGTGAGAAAGCAATATCAGATCGGTCTGGACAATATTTCCCTGCCCCTGTCCCAAGGACTGGACGCTGAGGAACGCGAGGGATATCGGGCCGGTTTTATCCGTAACATGAAGGCCAAGGGACTCTATAAGGAAGAATTCGGCAATATCAACATGCGTGAAGGCATCCTGTTCTGGGCCCGCATGTATTTTCCGGCCAACATGCCTGTCGGCGACTACAAGACCACGGTTTATCTGGTACGCCAGGGGGATATCGTTCTGAGTCGCACCACCGGCCTGCACGTGGACAAGGTCGGCCTGGAGCGGATGATCTATAATTTTGCCCAGCAGAGCCCCGCAGCTTACGGGTTGGTGGCAATCCTGGTGGCGCTTGTTGCCGGCTGGCTTGGCGGCTTCCTCTCGCGGAAAGTCAGCTAG